A window from Ignavibacteriota bacterium encodes these proteins:
- a CDS encoding iron-molybdenum cofactor biosynthesis protein produces the protein MKIAVATDDFKTVTGHVGRCNGFVVFEIKDGKIANKENRENNFTNHHHGNHHHHSNEHEHNSTHGNLLSGLKDCSHLICTSAGWRLQEDFTNNGKQLIFTNEELAEDAAIKLFEGTLEINEEGSCHSH, from the coding sequence ATGAAAATCGCAGTTGCAACAGATGATTTTAAAACAGTTACCGGACATGTTGGAAGATGTAATGGATTTGTAGTTTTTGAAATTAAAGACGGAAAAATTGCTAATAAAGAAAATCGAGAAAATAATTTTACTAATCATCATCATGGCAATCATCACCATCATTCTAATGAACATGAACACAATTCTACGCATGGAAATCTTTTAAGTGGATTGAAAGATTGTTCACATTTAATTTGTACTTCTGCCGGCTGGAGATTACAAGAAGATTTTACAAATAACGGTAAACAATTGATTTTTACAAATGAAGAATTGGCGGAAGATGCAGCAATAAAACTTTTTGAAGGAACTTTAGAAATTAATGAAGAAGGTTCGTGTCATTCGCATTAA
- a CDS encoding DUF134 domain-containing protein has protein sequence MPRPKKNRITCCNPTATYYKPQGIPLRFLDELILEKDEFEAINLADYENLSHEDAAERMNVSRATFGRIIKSARNKLAESIIFGKAIKINN, from the coding sequence ATGCCTAGACCAAAAAAAAATCGAATTACATGTTGTAATCCTACAGCAACATACTATAAACCTCAGGGAATTCCGTTGAGATTTTTAGATGAATTAATTCTTGAGAAAGATGAATTTGAAGCAATAAATTTGGCAGATTATGAAAATCTTTCACATGAAGATGCTGCTGAAAGAATGAATGTGTCTCGAGCTACATTTGGTAGAATAATTAAAAGTGCAAGAAACAAATTGGCAGAAAGCATAATATTTGGCAAAGCAATAAAAATTAATAATTAA
- a CDS encoding HAD-IIA family hydrolase, translated as MNFIEKYDGFIFDLDGTIYLEDKIIPNSAKVINRLKSLNKNILFISNKTTGSVEDYYNFLLSHGFKVNKNQFVTSTLIIKKYLANNYYGKKFYAIAEKKFIMEIESAGLEFCDNPNKIEIIIITLDRTLNYKKLEIAGQALVNGAKFFAANIDNTCPIDGGEILDAGATISALEKRTNRKLQKHFGKPSKFMFNEIVNLINLPLKGCIIIGDRLETDIAMGNKFGMDTALVKTGVSKDILHISKFHPTYKINSVVDLF; from the coding sequence ATGAACTTTATTGAAAAATATGACGGATTTATTTTTGATTTGGATGGCACTATTTATCTTGAAGATAAAATAATTCCTAATTCCGCAAAAGTTATAAATCGTTTAAAATCATTAAATAAAAACATTCTTTTCATATCAAACAAAACTACAGGAAGTGTTGAGGATTACTACAATTTTCTTTTATCTCACGGATTTAAGGTTAATAAAAATCAATTTGTAACTTCAACTTTAATTATTAAAAAATATTTAGCAAATAATTATTATGGTAAAAAGTTTTACGCAATTGCTGAAAAAAAATTTATAATGGAAATTGAATCGGCCGGATTAGAATTTTGTGATAATCCAAATAAAATTGAAATTATAATTATAACTCTAGATAGAACTTTAAATTATAAAAAGTTAGAAATTGCCGGACAAGCTCTTGTTAACGGAGCCAAATTTTTTGCCGCAAATATTGATAATACTTGTCCTATTGATGGCGGAGAAATTTTAGATGCCGGTGCAACAATTTCTGCACTTGAAAAACGTACGAACAGAAAACTGCAAAAACATTTTGGCAAGCCATCAAAATTTATGTTCAACGAAATTGTAAATCTTATAAATCTTCCACTTAAAGGTTGTATTATAATTGGAGATAGATTGGAAACAGATATTGCAATGGGAAATAAATTTGGAATGGATACAGCTTTAGTTAAAACCGGTGTTTCGAAAGATATTTTGCATATTTCAAAATTTCACCCAACCTATAAAATAAATTCTGTAGTTGATTTATTTTAA
- the rfbD gene encoding dTDP-4-dehydrorhamnose reductase — protein MIKKRILLIGSNGMLGQSVVEILKFRSDVELFLASAEDASFFGEINYSKLDISNKKDVKNLVMNFYPDFIINTAAYTNVDKCETEKELAWNINVNGVEYLAKYSVPSNAHLIHISTDYVFDGKEGPYSEEDLPNPISYYGRSKLAGENVIKKFDIKSTILRTNVLFGATKFGRPDFVKWVFDSLSKNQNIKIVTDQINNPTFIDDLASAITGICDSGKTGLFNIGGSEFLHRFEFTKRIAEYFNLDFSLVEPILTKELKQPALRPLNSGLLNLKAQTELNYIPKSLNECFRIINQHWKNNL, from the coding sequence ATGATAAAAAAGAGAATTTTGCTGATTGGCTCCAATGGAATGTTAGGACAAAGTGTTGTTGAAATATTAAAATTTCGCAGCGATGTCGAATTATTTTTAGCTTCAGCAGAGGACGCTTCATTTTTTGGGGAAATCAATTATAGTAAATTGGATATTTCTAATAAGAAGGATGTTAAAAATTTGGTAATGAATTTCTATCCGGATTTTATTATAAATACAGCGGCTTATACAAATGTTGATAAATGCGAAACTGAAAAAGAACTAGCTTGGAATATTAATGTTAACGGAGTTGAATATTTAGCAAAATATTCTGTACCAAGTAATGCTCATTTAATTCATATTTCAACTGATTATGTTTTTGATGGAAAAGAAGGACCATACTCAGAAGAAGATTTACCCAATCCAATTAGTTACTATGGAAGAAGTAAATTAGCTGGTGAAAATGTCATAAAAAAGTTTGATATAAAAAGTACAATTTTGCGGACAAATGTTTTATTCGGTGCAACAAAATTCGGTAGACCGGATTTTGTTAAATGGGTTTTTGATTCACTTTCTAAAAATCAAAATATTAAAATTGTTACAGATCAGATTAATAATCCCACTTTTATTGATGATTTAGCTTCTGCGATTACAGGAATTTGTGATTCCGGAAAAACCGGATTATTTAATATTGGCGGAAGTGAATTTTTACATAGATTTGAATTTACAAAAAGAATTGCGGAATATTTTAATCTAGATTTTTCACTTGTTGAACCAATTTTAACAAAGGAATTAAAACAACCGGCTTTGCGTCCTCTAAATTCCGGATTATTAAATTTAAAAGCACAAACTGAATTAAATTATATTCCCAAAAGTTTGAATGAATGTTTTAGAATAATTAATCAACATTGGAAAAATAATTTATAA